A window of the Dictyostelium discoideum AX4 chromosome 4 chromosome, whole genome shotgun sequence genome harbors these coding sequences:
- a CDS encoding gluconate kinase codes for MTNLDNNNLNEEIKNKLEKQQNQKEQKLIIVIMGVSGSGKTTIGNAIASSLGCGFNDADEFHSEENKEKMRSGIPLNDDDRKPWLSSINKRMIEFLNNENDGANDHVFTCSALKSTYRDQISNNINKDNLLFILLQGSKQLLSERLQNRKNHFFNPNLLDSQLSILELPTQSELSNHHYAFIDISNSVDEIVEEIFNYLK; via the coding sequence atgacAAAcctagataataataatttaaatgaagaaattaaaaataaattagagaaacaacaaaatcaaaaagaacaaaaattaattatagttATAATGGGAGTGAGTGGTAGTGGCAAAACTACAATTGGTAATGCTATTGCATCATCATTAGGTTGTGGTTTTAATGATGCAGATGAATTTCATAGTGAAGAGAACAAAGAAAAGATGAGATCAGGTATACctttaaatgatgatgatagaaAACCATGgttatcatcaattaataaaagaatgattgaatttttaaataatgaaaatgatggaGCTAATGATCATGTTTTTACATGTTCAGCTTTGAAATCAACATATAGAGATcaaatatcaaataatattaataaagataatctATTATTCATACTTTTACAAGGAagtaaacaattattatctGAACGTTTACAAAATAGAAAAAACCACTTTTTCAATCCAAATTTATTAGATAGtcaattatcaatattagaATTACCAACCCAATCAGAATTATCAAATCATCATTATGCATTCATTGATATTTCAAATTCTGTTGATGAAATTGTTgaagaaatttttaattatttaaaataa